The following nucleotide sequence is from Populus trichocarpa isolate Nisqually-1 unplaced genomic scaffold, P.trichocarpa_v4.1 scaffold_104, whole genome shotgun sequence.
tttctgtaAATTTAGCTTCACCAAGTATAATGATTATATCTGTTCTGCAATATACAGGAAGGATTTATGATCTTGGTGGTCAGGTTTTGGCTAAGAACAGTGCACCTGTCATTTTTCACTTGGCAAAAGAAGTTGGATCAGAATTAGAAGAAATGGATTCCCATAAGCTTGCTCATATTGACAGCTCTACAGGGAAGTATCAGGACATTAAAGTTGCAGATGATTATGTAGCTGTGATGTCACTGACCTTAGAACTGCAGGTTGGTTTCAATTTTCAGTGCAGCCatagttttttgcttatatTGCAGGAAtgatatcaatttaaattttcatttcattgtttACAGGATAAGGCAAAGGATTCTGGTCGAATTGGAGTCCATGCTGTGAGTGAATTAGCTGCAGACTTGACTCCTACGTATCTCGAGAGTCGTGGATTCAAATCTGTTCCCAAATCTGTGGCTTATGGATATACTGCTTCTGGTTATGGATTTGTTCAAGACATGCCTTATGCATACATTCATGAGTTCACCCGGACTTCCATGGCTGGAAAGATTCGGCGTTTCAAAGGTGGATACACTAGTCTTTGGCAGAAGATCAGTGAATCACTTCCAATTGAGGTTAATTGCAAAACTGATGTGCTGGCCATCAGGCGCAATTCCGACAGTGTTAGAGTTGATGTTAAAAGAAACAATGGGGAAATTCAAGAAATGGAGTTTGATAAGATAATTATCTCTGGTTCATTTCCTTTCACAAATGGAAATACTTATAGATTTCCAGCAGAAAAATCTACAGGTTTCTTGAACTTCATACCTCTAGATTTCCACCTTATAAGTTCCTCTCTCCTTTCAGGAAATGGCTAACAAGGTATTCATGTTGCAGAATCTGAGACTGAAGTGATGGATCTCAGTGAAGTCGAAAGATATTTCTTCAGAAAAGTTCAGACAATCGACTACTACACCACTGTTTTAAAGATCAAAGGGCTAGAAGACATGCCAGTTGGATTTTATTACTTTGGTGAATATATGGAAGATCCTGCAACAATTGGACATCCCGTTGCGATGCAGAAATTCTATGCTGACACTgacattttcttattttggtcCTATGGGAACTCTTTCGATATAAAGGGACCAACAGTCGCTGAGCTTGCCAAGAAGGTAGTCATGTCCATGGGGGCAAAAGTTGAGGAAGAAGTTCTCCAGAGAAGATTCAAGTACTTCCCCCATGTTGGTAGCCAAGGTATGCTTGACGACCTGTTCCTACACCATTGAACCAAACCAGATAGAGATCcaaattcattcattatttttttaaaatttcaaaacagaaatgaaGGATGGATTCTATGACAAACTGGAGTCTGAACTTCAAGGCCAGAGGAACACTTACTACGTTGGTGGGCTCATGGCATTTGAACTCACGGAGAGAAATTCATCTTATGCCATGGATCTTATATGCAAGCATTTTGCAAATAACAACTCGGTACCTATGTTTCCATATGTTAAGGTAATTTGACTTTGACAAGTTTTAGTGATAAATGGATAAGTGGATCAAATGATGCTTGGATTTAATAGTTTGAAACAAAACTTGCTTGTTGATTGTGATATCGCagagtttgttttctttgaaatcGGATTGCTGGGATAGAAATCCAAAAGAACTAGGTGAAGGAGTGGAGTTTCCTGATCTTTCTACACTTGATGGTTACTTGAAACACTGGGGAACTGAAAGTATGACGAAGGACAAAACACTCTATACCTGGATTGGCGAAGATGGGGCTGTAGTATGTCAAAGAACTTATGCAGAACTTCATGCGAAAGCTTCCTGCATTGCTCGTAAACTCTTGACCAGCCGAAAACCAGTTATCAAGCCCGGTGACCGGGTCCTCTTAGTCTATGTACCAGGACTGGACTTTATTGATGCCTTTTTTGGGTGCTTAAGAGCCAAGGTCCTACCAGTCCCAGTCCTCCCACCAGATCCTCTGCAAAGAGGTGGGCAGGCACTGTTGAAGATTGAAAGCATTGCTAAATCTTGCAATGCAGTTGCAATTCTGTCAACCCTTCTTTATCACTCAGCAGTTCGGGCAGGTTCTGTGAAGAATCTAATCTCATTAGCAGGGAAAAATGGGAAATGGCCGAACCTTCCATGGATGCATACAGATTCTTGGCTCAAGGACTCCAAAGTCCTGGCTCCAGGAAACATAGCATATGAATCTGAATGTCAGCCGGATGATTTGTGTTTTCTGCAGTTCACTTCAGGGTCAACTGGTGATGCTAAAGGTGTAATGATAACTCATGGTGGTCTTATTCACAATGTGAAGTTGATGAAGAGGATATATAAGAGCACCTCAAAGACAGTACTAGTCAGCTGGCTTCCGCAATACCATGACATGGGGCTAATTGGTGGACTTTTTACTGCTCTAGTTAGTGGTGGATCAGCAATTTTGTTTTCTCCAATGACTTTTATCAAGAACCCTCTTCTATGGCTTCAGATCATGAGCAAATACCACGCTACTCATAGTGCCGGTCCCAACTTCGCCTTTGAACTGCTAATCCGAAGATTGGAGTATGCTGACAAGGATAAGGTTCGAAACTTTGACCtctcttctttgattttcctCATGGTTGCTGCTGAACCAGTGAGGCAGAGAACTTTGAAAAGATTTGTTGAGCTCACTAGGCCTTTTGGTCTTTCGCAAGAAGTAATGGCTCCTGGTTATGGATTGGCCGAGAATTGTGTGTTCGTCAGCTGTGCATATGGAGAAGGTAAGCCCATATTGGTAGACTGGCAAGGAAGAGTCTGTTGCGGGTATGTGGAACCAAATAGTGAAGATATTGACATCCGAGTAGTCGATCCAGAGTCCAATGAGGAGCTGAAAGAATCTGGAAAGGAAGGAGAGATATGGATTAGTAGTCCGAGTGCTGGAATTGGGTACTGGGGAAGGGAGGAACTTAGCCAAAGTACTTTCAGAAATGTGCTTCAAAATCATCCAGGAAGAAAATATACAAGAACCGGAGACTTGGGACGGATTATTGATGGAAAGGTGTTCATCACGGGAAGAATCAAGGATCTGATTATAGTAGCCGGAAGGAATATTTACTCTACAGATGTAGAAAAAACAGTTGAGAGTGCATCCGAACTTCTACGCCCAGGTTGCTGTGCTGTCATTGGTGTTCCTGAGGAAGTCTTGTCATCAAAAGGGATTTCACTTCCTGATTGTTCTGACCAGGTTGGCTTGGTTGTAATTGCCGAGGTTAGAGATGCTAAGCATGTTGATAAGGATGTGGTGGAGAACATAAAGACTCGTGTCGCAGAAGAACATGGCGTGACTGTGGCTTCTATCAAGCTGATCAAGCCCAGGACTATCAGCaaaacaacatcaggtaaaatcaAGAGGTTCGAATGCCTCAAACATTTTACTGATGGAACTCTAAACACAGTGCCAGACCCATTTTTCGCAAAACGAAAATTGCTTCGTTCATTCACCACCGGGACATCTAAAGAGGGATTAACTCCTCGATCTCGGTTTGCAACATCTCCTTTACCAACCGCCAAATTCAGCAAAAAAGAAATAGTAGAATTTCTGAAGGGGCTTGTTTCTGAGCAAACAGGAATTCCTATCAAGAATATCTCTGCCACCGAGAGTCTTGTATCGTATGGAATTGACTCGATAGGTGTGGTCAGAGCGGCTCAAAAACTTTCAGATTTCCTCGGTGTGCCAGTTGGTGCAGTCGATATCTTCACTGCCACCTGCATTGCAGACTTGGCAAGCTTCGCAGAGAATCTTGCGATGAAGTCTCAACCTCAGCTCATGAACTCTCAATCCTATCAACCAGAACCTGATATTGATTCTGCTGAGTTTGACACAGAAGTTTCCACGACTCGCCTAATCAGTGTCTGGTTTTTCCAACTTCTTGCCCTTGTTTATGTCTGTGCCATGCTGAGCTTTCCTGCTTATTTTTCAGTTTCGGCTTTCACAAGTTTGCTTTCAGCAAGTCATATGCTAAATGAGGAATTTCCCTGGTGGAATTACTTGATTCCCTTGGCATTGGCTCCTCTTGCTTGGATCCTTGGCATCATTTCTACTTGTATTAGCATTGCTTTCTTGGGGAATTCTTTCTTGAAACCTAACTATGCCCTGACCCCTGAAGTATCTATCTGGTCTATTCACTTTGTCAAGTGGTGGGCACTGTACAAGGCCCAAGAAATCTCTTCAAAAGTTTTTGCAGAGCATTTGAGAGGAACTGTGTTCCTTAATTATTGGTTTGAGATGCTCGGCGCTAAGATCGGATCTTCAGTTTTGCTTGATACAGTTGACATTACAGATCCATCTCTAGTTTCAATTGGAGATGGAGCTGTAATTGCGGAAGGGGCGTTGCTTCAAAGCCATGAGGTAAAGAATGGAATCTTGAGCTTCCAAGCCATTAGAATCGGCCGAAATTCTTCAGTTGGTCCTTACGCTGTAATCCAGAAAGGAAGTACATTGGGAGAAGAAGCAGATGTGCAGCCCTTGCAGAAGACAGAAGGTGGAAAAGCTGTACTCAAATCTAGCAAGGCTCACAATGTTCagaaggtaatttttttatatatttttcaatttattatatcTTACCCATAACTGCATAGGTTATAGGTTTCCTCCCCCGTTTTCTCATCTTACACTAATTTGATTCTTTCCAATTATTGCAAAAATGTGGgaggaatgttttttttacataattgaaACAAGAACTGATCATACTCGTTACAATTTCTATAATGGTTTCAGGGTGCAATGCTGTCTGATAAGGCCACCTACCACTTCATGGGCATCTACATGGTTGGTCTCCTCAGCACTCTCTCAGCAGCCATTATCTACTTCCTTTACATTTGGCTATCTCAAAAGCCTGCCTCCATTCAACACTTCTCATTTCTCTGCATCTCTGGAGCCTTTCACTGGACTCCATTCACCATCATTGCTTATGCTACAATGATTGCTAATGTCCCATCAAACCCAGCCACCTTTGCAATCTCAGTTGCTATTGTTTACTTGGCTCATGGCCTGATACTCAGCCTCCTCACATGCACTCTGACCCATTTTCTTGctgaaaaacaagagaaaagggAATCCCACATGAAAGCCTGGCTCCGGCATAGAATTACCATTGCCTGCCACCTTAGATTTGCCAAACTCCTGTCAGGAACAGAAGCATTCTGCATTTATTTGCGCCTTTTGGGTGCAAGTGTAGGTCAGCATTGTTCCATCAGGGCTGTCAATCCTGTATCAGACCCAGAGCTCATTACAATTGGTGATGGTGTGCACCTTGGTGACTTCAGTCGGATGATTGCTGGCTTCTATTCATCCAGTGGGTTTACTCAAGGAAAAATTGAAGTGCAGGACAATTCGGTTGTCGGGAGTCAAAGCCTCATCCTCCCTGGTTCGGTTGTTCAAAAGGATGTTATTCTTGGAGCTCTTTCAGTGGCTCCTGCAAATTCAGTTCTTCGACAAGGCGGCGTCTATATTGGATCTcaaactccagttatgatcaagaACACCATGCATGCCTTGGATGACAGGATAGAAGAGATGGACTACAAATACAAGAAGATAGTTGGCAATTTAGCTGCAACTTTGGCTGCCAATACTCTGAAGGTTAAAGCAAGGTATTTCCATCGAATTGGTGTTAGTGGGAAGGGATACCTGAAGATTTATGACAACCTGAAAGGATTTCCAGACCACAAGATATTCCAGGCTGGGAAGAGCTATCCTATTGTAGTCAGGCATAGCAACGGCATGAGTGCTGATGATGATGCAAGAATCGATCTACGTGGAGCAGCGATAAGAATACTTTCAGATGACAATGGAAGCAACTCTTCTTCGCTTCTTGATCTAACATTGAAGACAGGTAAGGCATTATCTGCACGTACTATTGGTGATTTTGCAACATGGTTAGTTTGTGGACTTCCTGCAAGGGAGCAGCATGTGAAGCGAGCCCCACATATCCGTGATGCAGTTTGGATGTCTCTTCGCAATGCGAATTCTTTTGCTGAGCTACACTACTACTCAAATATCTGCAGGCTCTTCAGGTTTTCGGACGGACAGGAAATGTATGTGAAATTCAAATTGCGGCCTGGTGACGAAAACATAAGTGAGGATTCAGGTAAAGTTGAGCCTATGGGCATTCTCCCACCAGAAACAGGTGCAATTCCACGGGATGAAAAGGATACTCGTCCCTTACTTTTCCTAGCCGAAGATTTCCAAAGCCGTGTAAGTTCTCCAGGAGGCGTTCGCTACATTTTCCAGCTGCAAATCCGACCTGTTCCACATGATGATGCCACTTGTGACGTTGCACTTGACTGCACCAAACCATGGGATGAGTCTGAATTCCCTTACATTGATATAGGGGAAGTTCACATTGATCAAAATCTCACCGGTGCAGAATCAGAAGCACTAcagtttaatccttatattCGATGCCATGAGGTGGATGTGATCCGGGCCACTTCATCCTCGCAAAGTGCTTCAATTGATCATGGTCGTTCATTGATCTATGAAATTTGTCAGCATTTGAGGAATGGAGAACCACTTCCAGAAGCTTGGAGGATCTTCATAGAACAAAGTGATGTTAAAGTGGACCTTTCAGGCTGTCCAATGGCAGCAGCATTGGAGAAAAAGGACTCGGGAAAAGTTACACTAGCAAGGACATGGTATCAGACCTTATGGGTCATTTTTGCTCAACCATTGCTGCAAACATTTCTTCCATATTTCCTGATGGGGTTGCTCATCTTTGCTCCACTGAACTGGATTCTTCACTTGAAGGAAAGCAAGAAAGTCGCAATGCATTGGTTGCTTCCTTTGGTTTGGGTTTCTTCAGGAGTTCTAGCAGCATTAGCATGTGTTGTGGCCAAGTGGATTCTTGtggggaaaaagaaagaaggccAAACAGTACACATTTGGAGCATAGGAGTCTTCATGGACACTGTGTGGCAAGCTTTCAGAACTGTAGTAGGGGACTACTTCATGGAAATGACTAGAGGGTCTATCTTATTTTTGCTATGGCTAAAGCTCATGGGTTCAGacattgatttggaccaaggaGCCTACGTAGATAGCATGGGAGCAGCATTGAATCCAGAAATGGTGGAGATTGAGAGAGGTGGTTGTGTAGGAAGAGAAGCTTTACTGTTTGGACATATATATGAAGGTGAAGGAGGGAAAGTTAAGTTTGGCAGGATAAGAGTTGGAGAAGGTGGATTTGTAGGGAGTAGAGCAATTGCCATGCCTGGTGTTAGAATAGAAATAGGAGGCAATCTTAGTGCTCTTTCTCTTGCCATGAAAGAAGAAATTGTTAGGTCTATGTGAATTAATGGTACTCACAACCTTTAATTAACCGAGTCAAACCCCAagtatgtttttattgtttaaagtTAAACCTTGCTTTGAGttgtttgttgattttcctTAATACATAGATGAAGTTAGTTGTATTggttttgatgaaataaagtgtttttgaaatttgtcAAATATGGTAAGCAAGGTTGGgatgtttttttctatgttggTTGATGCATGTTCTTAGTTTTGGGTCTTGTTTGAGTATTGTAAAGTGCTAAAGTATCAATTTTGAATCTTATATTACTGAATATGCTTGATGTTTAGCTTTGAAAGTTTggaatttggaattttttttattcaaacttgTTTGTTTACGGTAGTGTGATTTGTTAGAATGAAGAAAGCATGTTTTAGAGGTCAAAATACTAGCTTTGGAGGCTTGACAGTGTGCTGGGTTTCTAGGTTCAACTTCTTTATGTTCTTCCCAAGAACATTGCCTTAAACCTGTGATTTGGACCaattttggtcatttttttgCACTAAACCTTTTAGGCAACTTGATTAGTCAATAATCTAGGGTgtatttgcatcaataacaagtttttttggggttttaatTCTAGAGTTTCGGTTTTGAATCGAAagctattttgataaaattgtgaTTTGTGAGTGATAATCGAAATGAATACTTGATTAGTCAATAATCTAGGGTctatttgcatcaataacaagttttttaggggttttaattctagggttttgattttgaaccaaaagctattttgataaaattgtgaTTTGGAAGTGATAATCGAAATGAATCGATCCAAATTATCgatccttgcatgattttcAACATGTTTGTGTACTTGGTTTGTCTATATCTATTTCGTTTttcaattcatgttttttttttgttgacgaAGAACACTCATcgtgttctttatttttattttgtttgatctgTTTTGTCtaagaaattttttagtttttatgtttttatatgtaatctattttttagattttgttttgtttttaggttgttttcGGGTCAACCTAAGGTCTTCGGTTCAATTTATGGTTGAACCAAAGATCTCGAGTCAACTCCTTCAGGTCAAGATTGGGTCAAAAGATTAAGATCATGTTTGGCTGGCAATGTTTGTGTTAAAGGGGTTTTCTGGTTTAAGGGTGTGTATAGCAAGCACTCTCTTATGCCTGTTTTGACAGTtttatttcaaggaaaaatgagtttttgccaaataaaacctatataaaaaaaatattctctcttttattttcttgtatatggccaaaaaaacgtaaaaaatatttgagcattatatttaagaaaatataaaatattttggcatgttttaaaaaatatattgtatggattttacaacaagtttgtaagaTTCCAAAGGATATGggtttatatttcaaatatattaaaaatttatttttggcaagaaaatattattcacttttaatataaggataagaaaacttaaaaggggttaatatccaaaatattattaggaataataatttattattattcactttaatatatggataaaaaaaaacatgtataaggttgatatccaaaatattattgggaataatacAACTCACTCATttataatataaggataaagaTTACAAagaattttatctaaaatattatttgaaattacgTAATAgccaaaaaatctaattttgccCTAAGAAAACCTTGACGGtaattgaggacatttcacCTTCCTAGACCAAGTTCTTAACTTAAAAAATCGGAGTTTGTTCATTGTAACGAACTTGTCATGGTCgactaatataaatagaaatatcatcagaccataaaaaataaaaaataaaacaatacaattataaaaaataaaataatacaatttacctcatgtaaaatgtattaaaaatgctAATACAATTTATTTACGCAACCAATCATTTACTTACCATCTTCGAAAAGCTAGTTAGAACCATAAAATTAGATTGACTTCTAAACCAACCAAAAACTATTCCGGAGCAAGTTTGAAAAGTGTCGCCGCAACATGAAACCCCCTGCAAGGAGGGTACGATAGtatttgaaaaatgtttttgctCGATCGAGGCCTAATGGTCTACCTAATTAACGGAAGGAATATAATATTTCCAACTGGGAATCCATTTCTCAACAGTTGTGTGTAGATGTATACTGTggatgatgttattaattataaataatttgcaCTTggcataattataaataatttgcactaaaaaaaagacTCACACCACCATGTTTGTAAAGGAAAAACTCGTCATGAACTAATAAATCTAGTTAAAGTCTTTATCCACAATGtcactttgattaaaaaaaattaatacaaattaaCCCTTCAGTATACAAGTTgacttaattattatataaaaaataaatttgcaagTTAAGTAAGCAATTAAGTACTCACAACCTTTAATTAACTGAATCAAACCCCACGTATGATCTCAGAATTATTTAGCTAAATAAACACTTGCCTTTTCTTTGATAATAAAAGTGCAAAGCCAAGAAAGTAAACACCATGCAATTAGTTTAATAAGCTAGCATGAGGCCACAAGTTGATTCATAATCATACATTAATTTTAAAGCTACTGTTATAGCCTTTGGTGTCTGTGAATAGACTTCTTACCCGTGTGCCTCAAACAAGTGTGCTGGGCTTTTTAAAAGCTACTGTTATAgccttttcttatttaattttttgggtgttttgacGCCAAGCACTTACTGattaaataaattggaaaaatgCAAAATGACTCTGAAACTATATAATAGCGTTATGGCATTCTAGTAAATAGGATTATTAACTAgaacatttaaaattaatattattggattggtagaaaaaacataaatactaatatttaaagtaattaaatgTTTGACTGCTTTTGGTTAGTTGATGCAACCAGACTTTTTAAACTAAGATTTGAGTATTAGGTGTAGATATAACATAACAAGACGTGGATTTAACTCATACTAAATAATCTagtagatatttttataaattaattggataaatttatggtttttaaaaaatctgatCCCGTTATATtagattaacattttaaaataaaaatgatgagagATCCAactattaaattagattttggatgattttagattaacattttaaaacaaagatgACGAGAGATAactattaaattagattttggaTGATTTTACATAACAAGACGTGGATTTGACTCATAAGGTAAATAATCTagtagatatttttataaattaatataggataagtctatattttaaaaaaaaaatgatcccgTGATATTAGATTAGTAtcttaaaataaagataataagaaATTTAATCATTGAATTAAACTTAAATTGTTAGAGGTGATTTTACATCTAATTTTCTTAGATAATACTACCCTATCACTTATCAGatcattagataaaaaaaaaattaggtttaaaaGTTGATGTTGGgtacattttattatttttctataatttttagatttattattttttattgtattttaattttaaattattttttagtagatatatatatttttatggcGTATTAAAAAATCTTGTAAATCTTTGAAAAgacaacacaaaaaattatatgtgaTGTGGCGTGCATCGTTAGTGTGTCCgaagattattttcttttattttcattggaGACTAATTCGGACTTTGGGCTATATAATGAAAGTGACATTCTTATATTACATATATAATAAGcaaataaactatatttttaaatactccCAATCTATTTgctgaaaatcaaatattttctacTTGTCCTAAAATTAATCAGATGcactattaaattttaaccattaAAAACACACTAATGGATTCACCAATAACAATTTAATGTGTGAAAACTTTTGAATTATAATCTTGGGAAGATAcataattcaatgaaaatagcATTATTCtacaaaaattgaaatcaaaattaaactcTAAATTAACGTGCAATTCCTGCTACATCGATCTTGCTGCTACATCTACATGGCAACGTGCAATTCCTGCTACATCTTGCTGTGTTCCTTTTGCATgcaacatgatatatatatcatgttgcATGCAAAAGGAGCACAGCAAGATGTAGCAGCAAGGGAGGGAATTGCACGTTGCCATGTACTTCACAGAGATCGATAACAATGTAGCACGCTCAATATACTAGTGATGTTATTAACGGAGCTTCGGTGTGTCTttggtgttatttttttttttttttctctttcctcttcaTTATAATTTGTGAAGAGatatgaaagagaaaaaatgtaaaaataaaataaaataatcttggAGTCACActaaaactcttttttatttatgtgatccACTTCAATCATCGCTAgtgactttttttaatattattggatTTGTCTCGTTGAAACCTTTATAACGGTAATTATTTTGTCATTAGAGTTTCGGTGGGACTCtagagttctttttttttctctctttttctctctttatttctctattGAATTTTGTAtccattagttttttaatttgaatgagtCTCGAATGACATTTACAACTTGAGAATCGCAtatattatttatggttttttaaattatattatttttctaaatattttttgcactatattattttatcaatttttttaccatgttggaatccaaaaaaaaaaaatctatcatcCATATGACAAAAGTTCCTTACGGTTTATAACGGTTACATTCTCCTCCCGCGCAGTTTctgtaataaattataaatcccAAAATagggaaacaaaaataaatattgtcttGTGCAGTTGGGCTTTGCAAAATTCGCCATTTAATTGCATCCACGTGTCAATCAATTTTGTCATGCCCACCTTTGTTTTTATACTCCCAAATCCTACCTGATTGTTTTCTAGCAAGTATCGGTTATTCTTTTCCATCGATCCctaattgtataaaaatattatatttatatagaggAAAGTTCTCGTTGATATCAGCGTTGCTGGGATGAATCAATGAAAAAACTCCGTTTTGTTTTACCTTTCAagctccttttaaaaaaaaaatcaaaattgaagttAATTTAGATATATGTAGACAAGAAGTCAATCTACTTGCttggaatataccgacaaaGAGCTTATGCCTTAACaaaatgtttatatatacaaagttttgatatatttattatagattTGTGAACTGCAACTCAACACGCATGCATGTTACAGATTATTGTTGCTAAGACGGAGTCACCTACATAAATTGTAGGGATAAAACTAGAATAAAAGAGGAACAAATTTGGAATAATTCGTCACGTTTAATTGAAATTCTCGGACTTAACAAGAGATGTGACAtagtatttttttgtcatttactTGATGGAAGTTTAAGGAATCTATTCAGTTTAAATACTTTAGAAGGCAATGAAAGCAGCCCATCTCTCAATGTGGTGAATCGGCTTCGAGAGTTTTTTGGTTGTGTTTTGCTGTTTAATCTTGACACTTGGCAGTAAACTCAACACCCTTTTACCCATTTCAACTCTAAGGTGAGTTACTGTGCTGATGCCTGAAGTTGAACATTTcatatttgcattattttcttCGTTTCCTCGAGTAGAAAAAAGCAAAAgggtttgagagagagagagagagagagagaggagacgGTGTGTATGGTGTTTTCTTGCCTTTGTTTTGTGAGAATGCATGTGTTTGTGATCATGTTGAGAATGAACAAAATGTGAGAAGTACTTGTATTTAGTTTTGGCATGTGATGTTTGTTAACAAGCTGTGGTGGCAATGGCATTACAGGGAGTGCATTGATTTCCTGCGTTGGTTTTGTCTCCAAGGTTTGTTTCTCTTGACCACTTCTTTCTTGAAGCAATTATATTTGGTGTTCTATGTTTTCCTAGTCCATCTTCACTTCTTCCCTGCCAATCCTAGCTACTCATGTATTTCACTTGAAGTGGTTAGCTTG
It contains:
- the LOC7478319 gene encoding uncharacterized protein LOC7478319; translation: MDPLVSIEDQFVKLHPCLPVNTRIGIVGGGPSGISAAYALAKLGYQNVTVLEKHHTVGGMCESVDIEGRIYDLGGQVLAKNSAPVIFHLAKEVGSELEEMDSHKLAHIDSSTGKYQDIKVADDYVAVMSLTLELQDKAKDSGRIGVHAVSELAADLTPTYLESRGFKSVPKSVAYGYTASGYGFVQDMPYAYIHEFTRTSMAGKIRRFKGGYTSLWQKISESLPIEVNCKTDVLAIRRNSDSVRVDVKRNNGEIQEMEFDKIIISGSFPFTNGNTYRFPAEKSTESETEVMDLSEVERYFFRKVQTIDYYTTVLKIKGLEDMPVGFYYFGEYMEDPATIGHPVAMQKFYADTDIFLFWSYGNSFDIKGPTVAELAKKVVMSMGAKVEEEVLQRRFKYFPHVGSQEMKDGFYDKLESELQGQRNTYYVGGLMAFELTERNSSYAMDLICKHFANNNSVPMFPYVKSLFSLKSDCWDRNPKELGEGVEFPDLSTLDGYLKHWGTESMTKDKTLYTWIGEDGAVVCQRTYAELHAKASCIARKLLTSRKPVIKPGDRVLLVYVPGLDFIDAFFGCLRAKVLPVPVLPPDPLQRGGQALLKIESIAKSCNAVAILSTLLYHSAVRAGSVKNLISLAGKNGKWPNLPWMHTDSWLKDSKVLAPGNIAYESECQPDDLCFLQFTSGSTGDAKGVMITHGGLIHNVKLMKRIYKSTSKTVLVSWLPQYHDMGLIGGLFTALVSGGSAILFSPMTFIKNPLLWLQIMSKYHATHSAGPNFAFELLIRRLEYADKDKVRNFDLSSLIFLMVAAEPVRQRTLKRFVELTRPFGLSQEVMAPGYGLAENCVFVSCAYGEGKPILVDWQGRVCCGYVEPNSEDIDIRVVDPESNEELKESGKEGEIWISSPSAGIGYWGREELSQSTFRNVLQNHPGRKYTRTGDLGRIIDGKVFITGRIKDLIIVAGRNIYSTDVEKTVESASELLRPGCCAVIGVPEEVLSSKGISLPDCSDQVGLVVIAEVRDAKHVDKDVVENIKTRVAEEHGVTVASIKLIKPRTISKTTSGKIKRFECLKHFTDGTLNTVPDPFFAKRKLLRSFTTGTSKEGLTPRSRFATSPLPTAKFSKKEIVEFLKGLVSEQTGIPIKNISATESLVSYGIDSIGVVRAAQKLSDFLGVPVGAVDIFTATCIADLASFAENLAMKSQPQLMNSQSYQPEPDIDSAEFDTEVSTTRLISVWFFQLLALVYVCAMLSFPAYFSVSAFTSLLSASHMLNEEFPWWNYLIPLALAPLAWILGIISTCISIAFLGNSFLKPNYALTPEVSIWSIHFVKWWALYKAQEISSKVFAEHLRGTVFLNYWFEMLGAKIGSSVLLDTVDITDPSLVSIGDGAVIAEGALLQSHEVKNGILSFQAIRIGRNSSVGPYAVIQKGSTLGEEADVQPLQKTEGGKAVLKSSKAHNVQKGAMLSDKATYHFMGIYMVGLLSTLSAAIIYFLYIWLSQKPASIQHFSFLCISGAFHWTPFTIIAYATMIANVPSNPATFAISVAIVYLAHGLILSLLTCTLTHFLAEKQEKRESHMKAWLRHRITIACHLRFAKLLSGTEAFCIYLRLLGASVGQHCSIRAVNPVSDPELITIGDGVHLGDFSRMIAGFYSSSGFTQGKIEVQDNSVVGSQSLILPGSVVQKDVILGALSVAPANSVLRQGGVYIGSQTPVMIKNTMHALDDRIEEMDYKYKKIVGNLAATLAANTLKVKARYFHRIGVSGKGYLKIYDNLKGFPDHKIFQAGKSYPIVVRHSNGMSADDDARIDLRGAAIRILSDDNGSNSSSLLDLTLKTGKALSARTIGDFATWLVCGLPAREQHVKRAPHIRDAVWMSLRNANSFAELHYYSNICRLFRFSDGQEMYVKFKLRPGDENISEDSGKVEPMGILPPETGAIPRDEKDTRPLLFLAEDFQSRVSSPGGVRYIFQLQIRPVPHDDATCDVALDCTKPWDESEFPYIDIGEVHIDQNLTGAESEALQFNPYIRCHEVDVIRATSSSQSASIDHGRSLIYEICQHLRNGEPLPEAWRIFIEQSDVKVDLSGCPMAAALEKKDSGKVTLARTWYQTLWVIFAQPLLQTFLPYFLMGLLIFAPLNWILHLKESKKVAMHWLLPLVWVSSGVLAALACVVAKWILVGKKKEGQTVHIWSIGVFMDTVWQAFRTVVGDYFMEMTRGSILFLLWLKLMGSDIDLDQGAYVDSMGAALNPEMVEIERGGCVGREALLFGHIYEGEGGKVKFGRIRVGEGGFVGSRAIAMPGVRIEIGGNLSALSLAMKEEIVRSM